The genome window GCATATTATCGCTTGAGGCACGTCGAAGGAATGGGGCTGGGCGACGTGAAGATGATGCTGATGGTTGGAGCTTTTCTTGGTTGGCAGCTCACGTTGTTGACGATCTTCCTGGGATCGCTGATTGGATCACTGGTCGGCGTGCTGCTGATCCTGCTTCGCGGTGGTACTATGAAAATGCAAATCCCGTTTGGGGTCTTTCTTGGTCCGGCTGCAATAATATCTTTGTTTGTTGGGCAACAGTTGATCGTGTGGTACGTGGGGATGTATCGGTAGTTCCCAGTCTTGAGACGCACGCGATCTCAGATAACGGCTCGGAAGCCGACGGGCGAGCGAACTCTCGCCCTCGAGGGTAAAGAGATGAAAAGGCGAAGTTGGGCGGCAACTTTGATTCTCCTGTTCGTCGCATCGGCGCCGATTACTCCGCGCGCTGCTTCGCGGGAACCTGTCCGCGCTCGACGCGGCATGGTCGCGTCCACCAGCGAGATCGCTTCGCGGGTTGGGGTCGAGATAATGCAGCGCGGCGGAAACGCGATCGACGCGGCGGTGGCAGTCGGGCTCGCGCTCGCAGTGACCTGGCCGAGTGCCGGCAACATTGGGGGAGGCGGCTTCATGATGATTCGCCGCGCTAACGGCAATACCGAAATCATTGACTATCGTGAGCGCGCGCCGCTCGCCGCCTCGCGAGATATGTATCTCGACAAGAACGGCGGCGTGATCAAGGGCGCATCGACCGTAGGCTACAAGGCGGTGGGCGTGCCGGGAACAGTTGCCGGCCTGTCGCTGGCGCTCGAGCGTCACGGCAAACTGAAATGGGCTGAGGTCATTGAACCCGCGCGCAAGCTGGCAACCGAAGGATTCACCGTCAGCTATCACCTCTCTCGAAGCTTGCAAGGTGCGGAGAGCAAGAAGCTTCTCACTCAATTCCCCGACAGTAACAGGATCTTTCTGCGCGATGGCCGGTTCTATGACGAAGGCGAGCGGCTCCTTCAGCCTGAACTGGGCGCGACTCTTGCTCGATTGAAAGACAAGGGACCGCGCGAGTTCTACGAAGGAAAGACCGCGCAGATGATCGCCGGCGACATGAAAGCTAACGGCGGGCTGATAACCGAAAAGGACCTGAAGCAATACGAGCCGACTATTCGCAAGCCGCTCAAGGGAACGTATCGCGGCTACGAGATCGTCACGATGCCGCCGCCGTCTTCGGGTGGCGCGGCGTTGCTCGAGATGTTGAACATTCTCGAACACTACAACCTCGCCGAACTTGGACCCGGCTCATCGGACACGATTCATCTGCTAGTAGAATCTCAGCGTCGCGCGTTCGCCGATCGCGCTGAGTTTATGGGCGATGCTGACTTCGTCAAAGTGCCGGTCGAGGGATTGATCTCAAAGAAGTACGCAGATGATCTCGCGAAGACGATCGACTCGGAGCGCGCGACGCCAAGCGACAAAGTCCGAGCCGGGAAGCCTGAGTCAACCCAGACGACACATTTCACGATCATCGACGAAGAAGGCAATGTCGTCAGCAACACCTACACACTCAACGGCGGCTACGGCTCGGGGGTGACGGTGCGCGGAACCGGAATGCTGCTCAACAACGAGATGGACGACTTCACCTCGAAGCCCGGCGTTCCCAACGCGTATGGCTTGCTTCAGAGTGAAAACAACGCCATCGCGCCGCGTAAACGTCCGCTCTCGGCTATGACTCCGACGATCGTGTTGAAAGATAACAAGGTATGGTTCGCGATCGGCAGCCCGGGCGGTCCGACGATCATCAACACCGTTCTGCAAGTGATTGTGAATGTCGTAGACTTCGGCATGAGCATTCAGCAGGCGATCGACACTCCGCGCTTTCATCATCAATGGATGCCGGACCGGATAGAGTTCGAGCCGCTCGGCATCAACCGCGACACTCGAATGGCGCTTGAAAGGAAGGGGCACGTCTTTGCTGAGAAGGCTCGAAACATGGGCGACGCTGAAGGCGTGATGATCGACCCGAAAACCGGGATGCGATTGGGAGCTTCTGATCCGAGGTCAGGTGGAGTTCCGGTTGGGTATTAGGCCTGTAAAGCCTTGCTCTGATATACGAATGTTCGTATAGTAGGCGAGATGAAGCTGGCGTGTTTCGTTGGTACGGCGCGCGAGGATTTGGCAGCCTTCCCCGAGTCCGCACGTCGACGCGCCGGTTACGAATTGTTCATGGTACAAGTGGGCCGCGAGCCCGCAGACTTCAAGCCCATGCCGAGCGTGGGGCCGGGCGCCTATGAGATTCGCGTGCGCGACGAAGCCGGCACGTTTCGCGTGATCTACGTGGCGAAGTTCGAGCATGCGGTTTACGTGCTACATGCCTTTCAGAAGAAAACACGGAAGACCTCACAGGCAGACATCGAACTGGCGGCGAGGCGTTACAAGCTGATCGGAGAGGGATAATGAAGAAACCCAACAAGCGCATCACACGGGGCAGCGGCAATGTGTTTCTAGATCTGGGCTTTCCGCCGCACGAGGCGGTCGTCATGCTGCTGCGCTGTGAACTGGCCGAGGCGCTACGGAAATGGATAGCCCGCGAGGGTTTGACGCAAGCGCAGGCGGCCACGCGTCTAGGCGTGGTACAACCGCGCATCTCCGAGATCGCACGCAACAAGGTGGACAAGCTCTCGCTCGACTACCTGGTGGGCTTGTGCACGAAGGCCGGCGTGTCGGTCGCAGTGAGATTAGCAGCGTAAGCCCCTGGCCGAACCTGTCGCTCCGGTTTCAGAAACCGCGGCTTGGCAAAATTCTCATAGAGACCACCTGCAAGGATGCGGCGGTTCGCTCGCCGCAAATCAAGCAGCATGACGGAAACGCCTGAAACCGGAGAAGTGACGGCGCTTTAGGTTGTAAAGTTTAAATGGACTTCTGGTTACTAAATGACCTCGACTTGAGCGATCCGCTCAATATGGAAATTTGGAGTCACTCCGTAGCCGAACAGGAGAAGATTCAGCCCTACCGAAGTGATTGGCAAATTGGCGAGATCGGCGCGCAACAGGCTATGCGGTTTCCGTTTAAGCTCCCGTGGGTTCCTGACCCAGTAGGGCTCGACTGGGATAAGGAGGATGCCGTGCTGATAGTTGGATCTGCTTACGGCCCCTTCATTGGAGGCGACGGTCGGAAGCATGAAATTCCGCCCCACTCATACGCTTGTGAGACCTGCGAAGAGTTTGGCAGAGTTTTCTTTGAGAAGGTCATTCGATCGCGGCCTTACTATAGCCGAATTAGCGAACTTGCCTCTGGAGTTATTAAGACTTGCCGGTTGATAGCGCTCTTTGATCTATGCCGCGTAGCTTTCGTTCGACGGGCTCCGGAACATGATAAGGGCGGCGATGGCATAGCCAATTGCGCCCCGGAGCTTTTTACACGATATGTCGAATCATCGAAATCGAACGAATGGCTCTGGCGGCGCGTGATCGCGAGCGAGGCGAGAACCATTCTAGCGCTTGGCACTGTTGCTGAGCATGGCGTTTTGCGTCTCTTCGCTCGCAATCTTCAGGATGCCGTGATCAGGGACTCAGTTGAATCCACGATCATCTTTGAGCGCAAAGGTCTTGATCATAGGTGGCCAGCCCGTTACGCCAACAGACATCGGATGCTAAAAACTCGAAAGGTAATGTCGCCAATTCCATTCTGGAAGATCGATGGCCGAACGGCGGCTGGATTCCATCGGACATGGAATGTAGCTGTGGTGCCTCATCCAACTGGCGCACGCGGGGATTTCGGCTCCTATCCGATAGAAGCGTTGCGGGAAGCCTACAAGCGCCGATACGAATCTAATGTGTAGCTCCACCTACTCCACCTAACGAATACGCCCATACGGCCGCAGATCCCTTTGACGCATTAACACCTGATTTTCAGCGTTCCAGTTCCAAGCCGCGGCCCGGTTGACGCAAGAACCTTTAACGCGGCGCGAAGCATGAGGCTTGCCTAGGAACTTTGGAACAAGTAATAATCTGCCGGTCGGGAAGTTCCTGGAACTATTAAGGAATAAGGACATGAAGATAGAGCGTCCCCATCGTGAGATCGTGGATAGAGAGACCGCCTTGGAACGGATGAAGTCGTTGCCGAAGCGCAGGCAGAAACTGATTGCCGCTATTAGACGACAGGCGCGCACACGGAGCAGTCAAATGAACTTCATTGTCGAGTTGGAACAAGAAGAAGACGGACGCTGGATTGCTGAGGTCGCCGATATTCCAGGCGCTTTCGCTTATGGTCAATCACAACAGCAAGCCTTGGCCAAGGTCGAGGCGCTGGCGTTGCGCGCTATCGCTGACAGGCTCGAGCACGGAGAGATTGCCGCCGATCTCGTCAGCGTTACGTTTGCAGCAGGATGAGCCAATGGTCATCAACAAAAAGGTAGGCGGATCCTTGCTGCGCTTGCACGCTGTTATGTACACAGCCTGCCGCCAGCGTCACGATGAGTATTAGAATAGTGTTGTGCAGATCCGCTACCACATCAATCCAACGACCGGACTGCCGCACATTTACGACCACTTCGTTTCGGAGAATGAAGTTGAGGATATCCTCGGTCGACCGCTACAAGATATACGTGGACGTGATGACTCTCGCATTGCGATCGGTCAGACTGGAGAGGGGCGATATCTGAAGGTGATCTACGTGCTTGATCCAATTCCAGACTCCGTTTTCGTCATAACCGCATACGAGCTGGGTCCGAAGGCAAAGCGGGCAATCCGCCGTAAACGAAGGAAAAACCTATGAGTGCTGAAAAATATCCGCGCGGATGGAATGAGGCGCGAGTTCGTCGCGTGCTCGAATATTACGAATCGCAAAGTGATGAAGAAGCTGCGGCTGAAATTGAAACAGCTTTTGAAAGCACCACGATGGAAGTCCCCGTCGCTCTCGTACCGGAAGTACGTCGATTAATAGCAAAACGAAAGCGGGCACGCCCGACGAAGAAGCAAAACACCACGCTCCAGCCGCGGAGCCGCGCGCAACGTCGATCCAAGACTCAAAGAAATTCTCGCGCGGCTCGCGGCTGAACGTGAGGCCTCGGATCGTCTTCAGCACGGAGAGCCTGCGTGACTATAAACGAACAAATAAGCCTCCTTCGAAAAGGCACGGTCGACTGCATTCCCGAAGACGAGCTTCGGCGCAAGCTTGAACGCGCCGCGAAGACTGGCAAGCCGCTTCGTGTGAAAGCCGGTTTCGATCCGACCGCGCCGGACATTCATCTCGGGCACACCGTGCTCATCCGCAAGATGCGCCACTTTCAACAACTAGGGCACACAGTCATTTTTTTGATCGGCGACTTCACCGGGATGATTGGCGATCCCTCGGGACGATCAGCGACGCGGCCGGCGCTCACTCGCGAACAGATCGACGATAACGCCGAGACCTACAAGCAACAGATCTTCAAGTTGCTCGACCGCGAGCGCACCGAAATCAGGTTCAACAACGAATGGTTTTCAAAGTTCACCGCCGATGAACTTGTCCGTCTGGCGGGAAAGGCAACCGTCGCGCAGTTGCTCGAGCGCGATGATTTCAAAAAGCGCTTCCAGGCTCAAGCGCCCATAAGCCTGCACGAGCTGCTCTACGCGCTGGCGCAAGGCTACGATTCGGTAGCTCTTGAAGCCGATGTCGAGCTCGGCGGCACTGATCAGAAGTTCAACTTGCTGATGGCGCGTCAGGTTCAGCAAGCCTACGGCGTGAAAGAGCCGCAGCTCATTATGACCACGCCGTTGCTTGAAGGACTCGATGGTGTGCAGAAGATGTCCAAGAGTCTGAACAACTACATCGGCATAACCGAATCCCCGCGCGATATTTTCGGCAAGGTTATGTCGATCAGCGATGAGTTGATGTGGCGTTACTACGAACTGCTGACCGATGAGTCTTTGACCGATATCACCGTGCTGAGAGCGGCGGTCGAGCGCGGCGAGCGGCATCCTCGTGACCTGAAAGCTGAGCTCGCTCGCCGCATCGTCGCCGACTTTCATTCGCAAGCGGAAGCAGATGAAGCAAGCCGCGAGTTCGATCAGTTGTTCCGCGACCGCCAGACTCCGACGGACATTCCAACTATCGAGAAGCCTGCGGCTGCGATCAAGTTGGTGAAGCTGTTGGCCTCCGAAGGCCTAGCGCCTTCCGTAGCAGAAGCACAGAGGCTCATTGCACAAGGTGGCGTCAGAGTGAACGGCGAGCGAGTGAGCGACATCAAGCTCGAAGTTGGATCGCAGCCGGGCGATGTAGCAATGATCCAGGTCGGCAGCCGAAAGTTCTTGCGTGTTGTGTTCACGTGAAGACATATAGGGCCGTCTCCTTTTGGACTGCGGCGCGGTCTTTGCGTTCGCGCCGCTTTCCATCTTGTCTTCTATCATTCAGCCAACGCGGCGCGAACGCACAGACCGCGCCGCAGTCCAAATAGGCCGCGTACGCGTTAGGATGAGGAGCCCGATGAAACGTAGAGAATTCAACCTGAGTCTGCTTTCCGGAGTCGCGGCGATCGGTCTACCCCGATGGCGTTCCCAGTCTGGCCCACGAGTCAACGGCGCGCGAATAGTCGAACACCTCACTGCCCTTTCACAATTCGGCAAGAACCCCCAAGGCGGAGTCAGCCGAGTCGCCTTCAGCGAAGCCGATCGTCAGGGGCGCGAGTACGTCGCGGGCTTGATGCGCACGGCCGGGCTCGACGTCAGCATCGATGCGGCCGGCAACATCGTGGGCCGGCGCGCTGGAAGCGATTCGACGTTGAAGCCTCTGGT of Acidobacteriota bacterium contains these proteins:
- the ggt gene encoding gamma-glutamyltransferase, with protein sequence MKRRSWAATLILLFVASAPITPRAASREPVRARRGMVASTSEIASRVGVEIMQRGGNAIDAAVAVGLALAVTWPSAGNIGGGGFMMIRRANGNTEIIDYRERAPLAASRDMYLDKNGGVIKGASTVGYKAVGVPGTVAGLSLALERHGKLKWAEVIEPARKLATEGFTVSYHLSRSLQGAESKKLLTQFPDSNRIFLRDGRFYDEGERLLQPELGATLARLKDKGPREFYEGKTAQMIAGDMKANGGLITEKDLKQYEPTIRKPLKGTYRGYEIVTMPPPSSGGAALLEMLNILEHYNLAELGPGSSDTIHLLVESQRRAFADRAEFMGDADFVKVPVEGLISKKYADDLAKTIDSERATPSDKVRAGKPESTQTTHFTIIDEEGNVVSNTYTLNGGYGSGVTVRGTGMLLNNEMDDFTSKPGVPNAYGLLQSENNAIAPRKRPLSAMTPTIVLKDNKVWFAIGSPGGPTIINTVLQVIVNVVDFGMSIQQAIDTPRFHHQWMPDRIEFEPLGINRDTRMALERKGHVFAEKARNMGDAEGVMIDPKTGMRLGASDPRSGGVPVGY
- a CDS encoding type II toxin-antitoxin system RelE/ParE family toxin, with the translated sequence MKLACFVGTAREDLAAFPESARRRAGYELFMVQVGREPADFKPMPSVGPGAYEIRVRDEAGTFRVIYVAKFEHAVYVLHAFQKKTRKTSQADIELAARRYKLIGEG
- a CDS encoding XRE family transcriptional regulator, with protein sequence MKKPNKRITRGSGNVFLDLGFPPHEAVVMLLRCELAEALRKWIAREGLTQAQAATRLGVVQPRISEIARNKVDKLSLDYLVGLCTKAGVSVAVRLAA
- a CDS encoding type II toxin-antitoxin system HicB family antitoxin; its protein translation is MNFIVELEQEEDGRWIAEVADIPGAFAYGQSQQQALAKVEALALRAIADRLEHGEIAADLVSVTFAAG
- the tyrS gene encoding tyrosine--tRNA ligase → MTINEQISLLRKGTVDCIPEDELRRKLERAAKTGKPLRVKAGFDPTAPDIHLGHTVLIRKMRHFQQLGHTVIFLIGDFTGMIGDPSGRSATRPALTREQIDDNAETYKQQIFKLLDRERTEIRFNNEWFSKFTADELVRLAGKATVAQLLERDDFKKRFQAQAPISLHELLYALAQGYDSVALEADVELGGTDQKFNLLMARQVQQAYGVKEPQLIMTTPLLEGLDGVQKMSKSLNNYIGITESPRDIFGKVMSISDELMWRYYELLTDESLTDITVLRAAVERGERHPRDLKAELARRIVADFHSQAEADEASREFDQLFRDRQTPTDIPTIEKPAAAIKLVKLLASEGLAPSVAEAQRLIAQGGVRVNGERVSDIKLEVGSQPGDVAMIQVGSRKFLRVVFT